One genomic region from Polynucleobacter sp. MWH-P3-07-1 encodes:
- a CDS encoding substrate-binding domain-containing protein, whose protein sequence is MNYVQRNIINSFLLLTLSGLASLGFAQENSIVVSSTTSTEQSGLFNYLLPIYKSKSGIDVKVVAVGTGQALDIGRRGDADVVFVHDKPAEEQFVAEGFSSKRYEVMYNDFILIGPKGDPAKIAGGKEIDVAFQKIAAAQSPFISRGDKSGTNAAELRYWKSAGINPTNGSWYKETGSGMGPALNTASAMNAYILADRGTWLSFKNRGDLIILVQGDPKLFNQYGVMLVNPEKFPQVKKTLGQNFIDWLISKEGQAVIASYKIDGEQLFFPNAKPSRK, encoded by the coding sequence ATGAATTATGTGCAACGCAACATCATCAATTCATTTTTACTCCTCACTCTGAGTGGCTTAGCTAGTCTTGGTTTTGCGCAAGAAAACAGTATTGTGGTGTCATCCACAACCTCAACTGAACAGTCGGGCCTGTTTAACTATTTATTACCCATCTACAAAAGCAAAAGCGGCATCGATGTCAAAGTCGTCGCGGTAGGCACTGGTCAAGCATTAGATATTGGCCGCCGTGGTGATGCCGATGTGGTCTTTGTCCATGACAAACCTGCTGAGGAGCAATTTGTTGCTGAGGGGTTCTCAAGCAAGCGCTATGAAGTGATGTACAACGATTTCATTTTGATTGGACCTAAAGGTGATCCAGCCAAGATTGCCGGCGGCAAAGAGATTGATGTCGCCTTTCAGAAAATTGCCGCAGCACAGTCACCCTTTATTTCGCGTGGCGATAAGAGTGGTACGAACGCGGCTGAGCTCCGCTACTGGAAGAGTGCTGGCATCAATCCTACTAACGGATCTTGGTATAAAGAAACAGGTTCTGGCATGGGCCCTGCTCTCAATACTGCCTCAGCAATGAATGCCTACATCCTGGCCGATAGGGGGACTTGGCTTAGCTTTAAGAATCGTGGTGATCTCATCATCCTCGTGCAAGGTGACCCTAAATTATTTAATCAATATGGTGTGATGCTGGTCAATCCCGAGAAATTCCCGCAGGTGAAAAAAACCTTAGGACAAAACTTTATTGACTGGCTTATCTCAAAAGAGGGTCAAGCCGTTATTGCTTCTTACAAGATTGATGGAGAGCAACTCTTTTTCCCGAATGCCAAGCCCAGTAGGAAGTAA